The Rhodopseudomonas palustris genome window below encodes:
- a CDS encoding cobalt-precorrin-6A reductase, with the protein MTLHSAQRTRLLILGGTADATRLATAIAAEPRIEAVLSFAGRTDNPKPPPIPWRVGGFGGVRGLIDYLRAERIDRVVDATHPFAAQMSRHAAAACDLAGVPLLALERAPWQSGEGDRWIEVDDLVAAAQALGAAPRRVFLGTGRQHLDVFAAHPQHAYLVRLVDPPRAALPFPQVEVVVARGPFDRVSDRAMLQAHRTEIVVAKNAGGDAAVAKIEAARDLGLPVVMVRRPAVPARLTATTVAEVMAWLGHDAALAERGV; encoded by the coding sequence ATGACGCTCCACTCCGCCCAGCGCACCCGCCTGTTGATCCTCGGCGGCACCGCCGATGCGACGCGGCTTGCGACGGCGATTGCCGCGGAGCCGCGCATCGAGGCCGTGCTGTCGTTCGCCGGGCGGACCGACAATCCCAAGCCGCCGCCGATCCCGTGGCGGGTCGGTGGCTTCGGCGGCGTGCGCGGATTGATCGATTACTTGCGCGCCGAGCGGATCGACCGCGTCGTCGATGCCACGCATCCATTCGCGGCCCAAATGAGCCGCCATGCAGCCGCGGCCTGTGATCTTGCCGGCGTGCCGCTGCTCGCACTCGAGCGCGCGCCATGGCAATCGGGTGAGGGCGATCGCTGGATCGAGGTCGACGATCTGGTAGCGGCAGCGCAGGCGCTCGGCGCTGCGCCGCGTCGCGTGTTCCTCGGCACCGGCCGGCAGCATCTCGATGTCTTCGCCGCGCATCCGCAGCACGCTTATCTGGTCCGCCTGGTCGATCCGCCGCGCGCGGCGCTGCCGTTTCCGCAGGTCGAAGTCGTGGTCGCGCGTGGGCCGTTCGACCGGGTCAGTGACCGGGCGATGCTGCAGGCGCATCGCACCGAGATCGTCGTCGCCAAGAATGCCGGCGGCGATGCGGCGGTGGCCAAGATCGAGGCGGCGCGCGACCTCGGCTTGCCGGTGGTGATGGTCCGGCGTCCGGCTGTGCCTGCGCGGCTCACTGCGACCACGGTCGCCGAGGTGATGGCGTGGCTCGGTCATGA